From the Paenibacillus sp. FSL H8-0548 genome, one window contains:
- a CDS encoding Gfo/Idh/MocA family oxidoreductase — MLKVGLIGFGFMGRMHFDNYVRLAAEGAPMQLVAICDLLIEELKEGKASGNMATEQEVYDLKPYRLYDNIAAMLENEELDIVDITLPTFLHADLTCSLLERGLHVLCEKPVAGTSEDGWRMVNASENTGKTLMIGQCLRFWPVYEYLKAAVSDGRYGAVTGGYFFRGSAAPKGWFLDGSKSGGCLLDMHIHDTDMIHWLFGKPEKVSTLARNVIPGSGYDVVSTHYVYPDGKVLNAQADWTLEGDYGFSMTFRVNFEGGNLVFENGQLKVNPNDAPGFVAELSDDMGYYHQIKYFIESVNEGKAVTTCLPSSAVGTLEIIEAELRSADQGGVFVEL, encoded by the coding sequence ATGTTAAAGGTTGGATTAATCGGATTTGGATTTATGGGACGCATGCATTTTGACAATTATGTCCGTTTAGCGGCGGAGGGGGCGCCCATGCAGCTTGTAGCGATCTGCGATCTGCTCATTGAGGAGCTTAAAGAAGGCAAGGCATCAGGAAATATGGCGACAGAGCAAGAGGTATACGATCTAAAACCATACCGCCTATACGACAACATAGCGGCAATGCTTGAAAATGAGGAATTGGATATCGTGGATATTACACTACCTACTTTTCTTCATGCGGATCTGACATGCTCGCTGCTGGAGCGAGGGCTGCATGTCTTATGCGAAAAGCCGGTAGCCGGAACATCGGAAGACGGATGGCGTATGGTAAATGCGTCAGAGAATACGGGAAAAACGCTGATGATCGGCCAATGCCTGCGCTTCTGGCCTGTTTATGAATATTTAAAGGCTGCAGTATCCGATGGCCGTTACGGAGCGGTTACTGGCGGTTACTTCTTTAGGGGCTCGGCTGCGCCCAAGGGCTGGTTCCTCGATGGCAGCAAAAGCGGCGGCTGCTTGCTAGATATGCATATTCATGATACTGATATGATTCACTGGCTGTTCGGCAAGCCAGAGAAGGTGTCCACACTGGCTCGTAATGTTATTCCGGGCAGCGGCTATGACGTGGTCTCCACTCATTATGTCTATCCCGACGGCAAAGTGCTGAATGCACAGGCTGATTGGACGCTAGAAGGGGATTACGGCTTTTCAATGACGTTCCGCGTCAATTTCGAAGGCGGAAATCTAGTGTTTGAGAATGGACAGCTGAAGGTAAATCCAAATGACGCGCCGGGCTTTGTTGCCGAGCTATCTGATGATATGGGCTATTACCACCAAATTAAGTATTTTATTGAATCCGTGAATGAAGGTAAAGCAGTAACGACATGCTTGCCGTCGAGCGCGGTAGGCACGCTTGAGATCATTGAAGCCGAGCTGCGTTCGGCAGATCAGGGCGGGGTTTTCGTAGAATTATAA
- a CDS encoding sugar phosphate isomerase/epimerase family protein, producing MKKGINIWSFKDGAKIADCIQTAKKAGFDGIELSLNETGELSLAATDKEINEIKARLTDSELEIAGLATGLYWSYPMTSGDAAIREKAVDVGKKQLELAAALGVDTILVIPGAVGVDFIPGSEVTDYEHAYERALESISKLVPYAESAGVSIGIENVWNKFLLSPLELRTFIDAHQSSFVGSYFDVGNALQNGYPEQWIRILGHRIKKVHFKDYRRQAGGLHGFVDLLAGDVDYPAVMAALRAIDYNNYVTGEMIPPYTHHTEQIIFNTSRAMDAILGRQNN from the coding sequence ATGAAAAAAGGAATTAATATTTGGTCATTCAAAGACGGCGCGAAGATTGCCGATTGCATCCAAACGGCCAAAAAGGCCGGCTTTGATGGCATTGAGCTTTCGTTGAATGAAACGGGGGAGCTTAGCCTTGCTGCAACGGACAAGGAAATCAACGAAATAAAAGCTAGACTCACGGATTCTGAGCTGGAAATCGCAGGACTTGCTACTGGCTTGTATTGGTCGTATCCGATGACGAGTGGGGATGCAGCTATTCGTGAGAAAGCAGTCGATGTGGGCAAGAAGCAGTTGGAGCTTGCAGCAGCACTTGGTGTGGATACTATTCTGGTCATTCCTGGAGCCGTCGGCGTAGATTTTATCCCGGGCAGTGAGGTGACGGATTATGAGCATGCCTATGAGCGTGCGCTAGAATCCATCAGTAAGCTGGTTCCATATGCAGAAAGCGCTGGCGTATCCATCGGTATTGAAAATGTGTGGAACAAATTCCTGCTCTCGCCGCTTGAGCTGCGCACCTTTATCGATGCACATCAGTCGAGCTTCGTAGGTTCCTATTTTGACGTAGGGAATGCGCTGCAAAACGGTTATCCGGAGCAATGGATTCGCATATTAGGACACCGGATCAAAAAGGTGCATTTTAAGGATTATCGCCGCCAAGCAGGCGGTTTGCATGGCTTTGTTGATTTGTTGGCTGGAGATGTCGATTATCCTGCGGTCATGGCGGCGCTTCGAGCGATTGATTACAACAACTATGTTACTGGAGAAATGATCCCTCCTTATACGCATCATACTGAGCAAATCATTTTTAATACATCCAGAGCAATGGACGCGATACTAGGACGTCAAAACAACTAA
- a CDS encoding AraC family transcriptional regulator: MENSSTCYPQQRSAALREWSPSVHYAQFQRLPTGKLPERRLYDFELLYVCQGEAATFMEGQRYKLDAGQLILLPSGVFHQNEVVSAPNTRFLGIHFDFFDELDVQTEADMIVNESTVWPQKFCYEAIAEGQSPLTEHPVYTPPLACVQLMEQLVEEFTMRPLGYELACKGLMLQILTTLLRTPLARTLSQATVHGARLAELLEQIEAAPSLQWSNSAIAKKMNMSVDHAAKLFKQIAGMPPSEFVQSVRHREARKWLRESDLSIEQIGDLVGYSDIHYFSRIFRRHEGISPREYRKLSKIL, translated from the coding sequence TTGGAAAACTCATCCACCTGCTATCCGCAGCAGCGTTCGGCAGCCTTAAGAGAATGGTCGCCAAGCGTGCATTATGCTCAGTTTCAACGCCTGCCTACAGGCAAGCTTCCCGAGCGGAGATTGTATGATTTTGAGCTGCTGTACGTCTGCCAAGGCGAGGCCGCTACGTTCATGGAGGGACAGCGTTATAAGCTCGATGCTGGACAGCTTATCCTACTGCCTTCAGGCGTCTTTCATCAGAATGAAGTCGTGTCTGCCCCTAATACTCGTTTTCTTGGCATTCATTTCGACTTTTTTGATGAATTGGACGTTCAGACCGAGGCGGATATGATCGTTAATGAATCAACCGTTTGGCCCCAAAAGTTTTGCTATGAAGCCATTGCAGAAGGCCAGTCGCCTTTAACGGAACATCCGGTTTATACGCCTCCGCTTGCCTGCGTCCAGCTTATGGAACAGCTTGTCGAAGAATTTACAATGCGCCCGCTGGGATATGAGCTGGCTTGCAAAGGGCTAATGCTGCAAATTCTTACCACGCTGCTTCGCACGCCCTTAGCGCGCACTCTCTCGCAAGCTACCGTACACGGCGCACGTCTAGCGGAGCTGCTGGAACAAATAGAAGCGGCCCCTTCCTTGCAGTGGAGCAACTCCGCCATTGCCAAAAAAATGAATATGAGCGTCGATCATGCAGCAAAGCTGTTCAAGCAAATCGCAGGCATGCCGCCAAGCGAATTCGTGCAATCCGTCCGTCACAGGGAAGCAAGAAAATGGCTGCGCGAATCCGATTTGTCCATTGAGCAGATCGGCGATCTCGTTGGCTACTCGGATATTCACTATTTCAGCCGCATTTTCCGGCGTCATGAGGGCATTTCCCCACGTGAATACAGAAAGCTGTCTAAAATTTTATAA
- a CDS encoding carbohydrate-binding family 9-like protein, translating to MEDVTVQDNKTYVCKQVQDDTGNSSLSAINWEAFEALELVETVTGIHPKERTEVRICWSRSHLHIRFRCSDSYAHSTFTKRDDPLYEQDVVEMFIDETGAGTRYMELEISPNNIVFDALVTHDGEAVTNLDLAWRFEGMTTSVERLDEDILMYFIHIPVENFKLPIEPGVSWRVNFYRIDEDEQGFREFQAWQPTGAINYHLPSKFGRLTFV from the coding sequence ATGGAGGATGTCACGGTTCAGGACAATAAAACGTATGTTTGCAAGCAGGTTCAGGACGATACGGGCAATTCGTCCCTCTCTGCTATCAACTGGGAAGCATTTGAGGCGCTGGAGCTGGTGGAAACGGTAACGGGTATCCATCCGAAGGAACGGACTGAAGTGCGGATATGCTGGAGTCGGTCGCATTTGCATATTCGTTTTAGATGCAGCGACTCATATGCTCATTCTACCTTTACGAAGCGGGATGATCCGCTGTATGAGCAGGATGTCGTCGAGATGTTTATTGATGAGACAGGGGCGGGCACCCGATACATGGAACTGGAGATTAGCCCGAATAACATCGTATTTGACGCGTTGGTCACACATGATGGCGAAGCAGTTACCAATTTGGATTTGGCGTGGCGATTTGAGGGAATGACGACATCGGTCGAGAGGCTTGACGAGGACATACTCATGTATTTTATTCACATTCCGGTTGAAAACTTTAAGCTCCCAATTGAACCGGGAGTAAGCTGGCGAGTTAATTTTTACCGCATAGATGAAGATGAGCAGGGATTTCGGGAATTTCAGGCATGGCAACCAACTGGGGCTATTAATTACCATCTCCCCAGCAAATTTGGCAGGCTGACATTTGTCTGA
- a CDS encoding nicotianamine synthase family protein has protein sequence MESFSTATNIHTMQKVDDFIDFIREVNELLQKEEDISPANQRVTNMIGRLSKQLRAYYSPEEVKAVLNNEYIVTNQRILQDRLSKAEFQVELADSQPICKAEDSVLDIVTRLPYWTIYMALVSEELSMLRQLIRQDGQMEKLPIVFVGSGPMPLSPIILHLFGDVEVVCLDIDPVACEASCSFLEKMGLGTKVNVIMENGAEFDYSSYNRIFVASLVRNKRAVLEQISRTSLDPLVAVRTAEGMRQIMYEAIDESQLNKQGWRILGRTCPEDNLVINSTLFLDRFTTPAIPD, from the coding sequence ATGGAGAGTTTTTCTACCGCTACTAATATACATACAATGCAAAAGGTTGATGATTTTATTGATTTTATCCGTGAAGTAAATGAACTTCTTCAAAAAGAAGAAGATATTTCTCCTGCTAATCAGCGGGTGACCAACATGATTGGGCGTCTTTCAAAGCAATTGCGCGCCTACTACTCGCCCGAGGAAGTCAAGGCCGTTCTAAACAATGAATATATTGTAACGAATCAGCGAATATTGCAGGATAGGTTGTCAAAAGCTGAATTTCAAGTAGAGCTGGCTGATTCTCAACCTATTTGCAAAGCGGAGGATTCCGTTTTGGATATCGTCACACGGTTGCCTTACTGGACGATATACATGGCCTTGGTTAGCGAGGAGCTGTCCATGCTTCGACAGTTGATTCGGCAAGACGGTCAGATGGAGAAGTTGCCGATTGTATTTGTTGGCAGCGGGCCGATGCCGCTAAGTCCAATTATTCTTCATCTATTCGGTGATGTGGAGGTCGTCTGCCTGGATATCGACCCAGTGGCCTGTGAGGCATCCTGCTCTTTCCTCGAAAAAATGGGTTTAGGAACTAAAGTGAATGTCATTATGGAAAATGGAGCGGAGTTTGATTATAGCTCTTATAACCGGATATTTGTGGCTAGTCTCGTGAGAAATAAGCGGGCGGTGCTTGAACAAATCAGTCGTACTTCCCTAGATCCTCTAGTAGCTGTTCGTACAGCTGAGGGGATGAGGCAAATCATGTACGAAGCAATTGATGAATCGCAGCTGAATAAGCAGGGCTGGCGGATTCTGGGACGTACTTGTCCTGAAGATAATTTGGTCATCAATTCGACTTTGTTTCTGGATCGCTTTACTACTCCTGCCATACCGGATTGA